One region of Candidatus Methylomirabilis sp. genomic DNA includes:
- a CDS encoding adenosylhomocysteinase: NAGKLEKKVYRVPREIDEEIARLKLRAMGVKIDRLTPEQKKYLASWETGT, from the coding sequence GAATGCCGGCAAGCTGGAGAAGAAGGTCTACCGGGTCCCCCGCGAGATCGACGAGGAGATCGCCCGGCTCAAGCTGCGCGCGATGGGGGTGAAGATCGACCGGCTGACGCCGGAGCAGAAGAAGTATCTGGCCTCCTGGGAGACCGGGACGTAG
- a CDS encoding glycosyltransferase family 39 protein, whose protein sequence is MAAARQTPRWLEPEVWLLVLLVGLIYFSRLTTLTLRGEEPRRAMVSYQMLEDGDWVVPKMQGEPWLSRPPLHNWVIALVAMATGDVDPIAIRFPSVLATLLTTLLVYGYARWFLPPLGAFAAGASFATMGHVLELGRLGETEALFTLLLGGALLLWHAGYERGWPAAWTWVVGYGLAALATLAKAPQVPVYFAGSVGLFLILRREWRRLFTGAHLAGLLAFAVIFGAWQIPLYLRLGWQGVREIWFWEVGLRFIGHTVATVAMHLVSYPFEFFIALLPWSLLLSCFMFRGFRDRLEDARSPVAFLTISVLIAIPTVWLAPGARGRYLMPVYPGLAFLIGLVVQRSSESPGGTPWRRVWEWYLRSMAGVMVAAGLAVLSLSLLANPDEVAWAQPPLFALAYALVGVAAAPVLFRVSRRGGAPVGARVAILLVAGFMGLTFTGVLINKHLNTSVDTASAVARLKQELPHGHRLVSVTPVHPLFVYYYRDPIALVAWPDGGSILEAEGAYFCFNRVPGIEVRIPFPWEEVAAVSVARSRVSRSQQDVVIGRRLPGASGTAPPSGGAPRR, encoded by the coding sequence ATGGCCGCAGCGCGACAGACACCCCGATGGCTGGAACCCGAAGTCTGGTTGCTGGTGCTGTTGGTCGGTCTGATCTATTTCAGCCGACTGACGACCCTGACCCTCCGCGGGGAAGAGCCGCGGCGGGCGATGGTCTCCTATCAGATGCTCGAAGACGGGGACTGGGTCGTCCCCAAGATGCAGGGCGAGCCGTGGTTGAGTCGTCCCCCCCTCCATAACTGGGTCATCGCGCTCGTCGCCATGGCGACGGGAGACGTGGACCCGATCGCCATCCGCTTTCCGAGTGTCCTGGCAACCCTCCTGACGACCCTTCTGGTCTACGGCTATGCGCGGTGGTTCCTCCCGCCGCTGGGAGCTTTCGCGGCCGGGGCGTCCTTTGCCACCATGGGCCACGTCCTGGAGCTCGGCCGGCTGGGCGAGACCGAGGCGCTGTTCACCCTCCTCCTCGGCGGAGCGCTCCTGCTCTGGCACGCGGGGTACGAACGCGGCTGGCCGGCCGCGTGGACCTGGGTGGTGGGATACGGACTGGCCGCCCTGGCCACCCTGGCGAAGGCCCCCCAGGTGCCCGTGTACTTCGCCGGCTCGGTCGGGCTCTTCCTGATCCTTCGGCGGGAATGGCGGCGGCTCTTCACCGGCGCGCACCTGGCCGGCCTGCTCGCCTTTGCTGTCATCTTCGGAGCCTGGCAGATCCCGCTCTATCTCCGCCTTGGCTGGCAGGGGGTGCGGGAAATTTGGTTCTGGGAAGTCGGCCTGCGGTTCATTGGCCATACGGTTGCGACCGTGGCCATGCACCTCGTGTCGTACCCCTTTGAGTTCTTCATCGCCCTCCTCCCCTGGTCCCTGCTCTTGTCGTGTTTCATGTTCAGAGGCTTCAGGGACCGCCTGGAGGATGCCCGCTCCCCTGTGGCGTTCCTGACGATTTCTGTCCTGATCGCCATCCCCACGGTCTGGCTCGCCCCTGGGGCCCGGGGCCGCTACCTCATGCCGGTCTACCCCGGCCTTGCGTTCTTGATCGGCCTGGTGGTCCAGCGGTCTTCCGAGTCACCCGGCGGGACGCCATGGCGGCGGGTGTGGGAGTGGTATCTCAGGAGTATGGCCGGGGTCATGGTCGCTGCCGGGCTCGCAGTCTTGAGCCTCAGCCTGCTGGCGAATCCGGACGAGGTTGCCTGGGCGCAGCCTCCCCTGTTTGCCCTGGCGTACGCGCTGGTAGGCGTCGCGGCGGCACCGGTGCTATTCCGCGTCAGCCGGCGGGGAGGCGCGCCGGTCGGCGCGCGGGTGGCGATCCTGCTGGTGGCGGGTTTCATGGGGTTGACGTTTACCGGCGTGCTGATCAACAAGCACCTCAATACGAGCGTGGACACGGCAAGCGCCGTCGCGCGCCTCAAGCAGGAACTGCCGCACGGCCATCGCCTGGTCAGCGTCACGCCGGTGCACCCCCTCTTCGTCTACTACTACCGCGACCCCATCGCCCTCGTCGCCTGGCCCGACGGCGGCAGTATCCTGGAGGCCGAGGGGGCGTATTTCTGTTTCAACCGCGTCCCTGGAATCGAGGTTCGGATCCCGTTCCCGTGGGAAGAGGTTGCCGCGGTCTCGGTCGCGCGCTCCCGCGTTTCCCGCTCGCAGCAGGACGTCGTGATCGGGCGTCGCCTGCCGGGGGCGTCGGGGACGGCTCCGCCCTCCGGGGGCGCCCCCAGGCGGTGA
- a CDS encoding glycosyltransferase family 2 protein codes for MVERSRPKLSVVIPVYNERETIEELLRRVQAVEIEKEIIVVDDGSTDGTREFLRGLAQVASGAPGGAASPPAGDPLRTENIRAFFQEKNQGKGAALRRGITEAQGEIIVVQDADLEYDPEDYHRLLDPMKRGMADVVYGSRFLGGPHRVLFFWHYVGNRILTTLSNMFTDLNLSDVWTCYKAFRREVLQQIDLREAGFGFEPEVTAKVAKGRWRVYEVPISYWGRTYAEGKKITWKDGIRAIYCILRYNLSG; via the coding sequence ATGGTCGAGCGGAGCCGGCCGAAGCTCTCGGTGGTGATCCCGGTCTACAATGAGCGGGAGACGATCGAGGAGCTGCTGCGGCGAGTCCAGGCCGTGGAGATCGAGAAAGAGATCATCGTTGTGGACGATGGCTCTACCGATGGGACCCGAGAATTTCTCCGAGGGCTGGCCCAGGTTGCCTCGGGGGCCCCGGGCGGCGCCGCCTCCCCCCCGGCCGGAGACCCGCTGCGCACCGAGAACATCAGGGCATTCTTCCAGGAGAAGAATCAGGGCAAGGGCGCGGCGCTCCGTCGGGGCATCACGGAGGCGCAGGGCGAGATCATCGTCGTGCAGGACGCGGACCTCGAGTATGATCCCGAGGACTACCACAGGCTGTTGGACCCGATGAAGCGGGGCATGGCCGATGTCGTGTACGGGTCCCGGTTCCTTGGAGGCCCACATCGCGTTTTGTTCTTCTGGCACTACGTGGGGAACAGGATCTTGACGACTCTCTCAAACATGTTCACGGATCTGAACCTCTCCGACGTCTGGACCTGCTACAAGGCGTTCCGGAGGGAAGTGTTGCAACAGATTGACCTCCGGGAAGCTGGGTTCGGGTTCGAGCCGGAAGTCACCGCCAAAGTCGCCAAGGGCCGCTGGCGCGTCTATGAAGTCCCCATCTCCTACTGGGGCCGCACATACGCCGAGGGTAAGAAAATCACCTGGAAGGACGGGATCCGGGCGATCTACTGCATCCTACGCTATAACCTGTCCGGGTGA
- the lptF gene encoding LPS export ABC transporter permease LptF: MRLVDRYILREMLSSLGLGLLLFTLVLFAGRLLKLMELIVTRGVPAGTVLTLFLYLLPSFLVITVPMAVLLAALSGYGRLAADNEVLALRAAGWSLYRLIVPALLLGGLAAAVGAYLSLVALPWGNHGFRDLLFRLSRTKATLALTEGLFSAEMNGLILYVQEVDDETGELKGIFVADARDPRQPREVLAARGRLLGEEATGAVTLTLEEGALHSRPAADPDRYRLVTFRRYDMRLDLGAPGGGPDRERSPREMTLAELTEAIRRAEGSGRAAPAFAFQIHQKLANPMAALVFVLVGAPLGIQVRRSGRGASLALSVLIALAYYLLMVAGEGLATQGRVPAAVGAWLPNAAIGGLGLGLLLLGGREGRLGSLLPWGRARHAHP; this comes from the coding sequence ATGCGCCTCGTGGACCGCTACATTCTGCGGGAGATGCTCTCCTCGCTCGGCCTGGGCCTGCTCCTCTTCACCCTGGTCCTCTTCGCCGGCCGACTCCTGAAGCTCATGGAGCTCATCGTGACGCGGGGCGTCCCGGCTGGGACGGTCCTCACCCTCTTCCTCTACCTCCTCCCCTCCTTCCTGGTCATCACGGTCCCCATGGCGGTACTCCTGGCCGCCCTCAGCGGCTACGGTCGCCTCGCGGCCGACAACGAGGTGCTGGCCCTCCGGGCGGCCGGGTGGTCCCTCTACCGGCTCATCGTGCCCGCGCTGCTCCTCGGGGGCCTCGCCGCCGCCGTGGGCGCCTACCTGTCGCTCGTGGCGCTCCCCTGGGGCAACCACGGGTTCCGGGATCTCCTCTTCCGGCTCTCCCGGACCAAGGCCACGCTGGCCCTGACCGAAGGCCTCTTCAGCGCTGAAATGAACGGCCTGATCCTGTACGTGCAGGAGGTGGACGACGAGACGGGAGAGCTCAAGGGGATCTTCGTGGCCGACGCCCGGGATCCCCGTCAGCCCCGAGAAGTCCTCGCGGCCCGCGGCCGCCTCCTGGGGGAGGAGGCGACCGGGGCTGTGACGCTCACCCTCGAGGAGGGGGCGCTCCACAGCAGGCCGGCGGCCGACCCGGACCGGTACCGCCTGGTCACCTTCCGGCGCTACGACATGCGGCTGGATCTCGGCGCGCCGGGAGGCGGGCCGGACCGGGAGCGCTCGCCGCGCGAGATGACTCTCGCGGAACTCACCGAGGCCATCCGGAGGGCCGAGGGGAGCGGGCGCGCCGCCCCGGCGTTCGCCTTCCAGATCCACCAGAAGCTGGCGAACCCGATGGCGGCATTGGTCTTCGTCCTGGTGGGGGCGCCGCTCGGGATCCAGGTCCGCCGGAGCGGCAGGGGGGCGAGCCTCGCCCTGAGCGTCCTGATCGCCCTCGCCTACTACCTCCTCATGGTGGCCGGCGAGGGGCTGGCGACCCAGGGACGGGTCCCGGCAGCCGTGGGGGCCTGGCTGCCCAACGCGGCGATCGGGGGGCTCGGTCTCGGCCTGCTCCTGCTCGGCGGGCGGGAGGGGCGCCTCGGCAGTCTGCTCCCGTGGGGGAGGGCGCGACATGCGCACCCTTGA
- a CDS encoding LptF/LptG family permease, whose product MRTLDRYLLREGLKILLLALTVLTSVYILVNLLENVGRFLQAGAALGDVALYYVLLVPKILPEVTPVSVLLACALSLGTLNRHNEVLAMRMGHWSTLRIAVPLLLLGVAVSAGLWAVTEYLAPRTTALALDLSETRLGKASKYRRTRENDIWYRAGEQTLLHIGILQAREGVLREVTVLRLAPEFALVERADAPVARWEGEGVGWVLEGATIRRFAGGRLVGVQTNADYPLALKDGPEEFRQVEKDPAEMGFQELRRHIERLLASGANVRRVLADLHAKPALAVLPLLMGLIGVAGALRVGRRGLMVSLAACILVAFLYWLAFSFSLSLGRGEVLPPWLAAWLPNAVFGTAGLVALMRSR is encoded by the coding sequence ATGCGCACCCTTGACCGCTACCTCCTGCGGGAGGGCCTGAAGATCCTCCTCCTCGCGCTCACCGTCCTCACCAGCGTGTACATCCTGGTGAATCTCCTCGAGAACGTCGGCCGCTTCCTGCAGGCGGGAGCGGCGCTCGGGGACGTCGCGCTCTACTACGTCCTGCTCGTCCCCAAGATCCTCCCGGAGGTCACCCCGGTGTCCGTTCTCCTCGCCTGCGCGCTGAGCCTGGGGACGCTCAACCGGCACAACGAGGTCCTGGCCATGCGGATGGGCCACTGGAGCACCCTCCGCATTGCCGTCCCGCTCCTGCTCCTGGGGGTGGCCGTCTCCGCCGGCCTCTGGGCGGTGACGGAGTATCTGGCCCCCCGGACGACCGCGCTGGCCCTGGACCTCAGCGAGACTCGCCTCGGCAAGGCCTCCAAATACCGCCGGACCCGAGAGAACGACATCTGGTATCGCGCGGGAGAGCAGACGCTCCTGCACATCGGGATCCTGCAGGCGCGGGAAGGCGTGCTGCGCGAGGTGACGGTCCTCCGCCTCGCGCCGGAGTTCGCCCTCGTCGAGCGGGCGGACGCACCCGTGGCGCGCTGGGAGGGAGAGGGCGTCGGCTGGGTTCTGGAGGGGGCGACCATCCGGCGCTTCGCCGGCGGGCGCCTGGTGGGAGTCCAGACGAACGCCGACTACCCGCTCGCGCTCAAGGATGGCCCCGAGGAGTTCCGGCAGGTCGAGAAGGACCCGGCCGAGATGGGGTTCCAGGAGCTCCGGCGGCACATTGAACGATTGCTCGCCTCAGGGGCGAACGTCCGCCGGGTTCTGGCGGACCTGCACGCCAAGCCCGCACTCGCCGTGCTCCCCCTGCTCATGGGCCTGATCGGCGTGGCCGGCGCGCTCCGCGTCGGCCGCCGCGGCCTCATGGTGAGCCTCGCGGCCTGCATCCTGGTCGCCTTTCTGTACTGGCTGGCCTTCTCCTTCAGCCTCTCCCTGGGCCGCGGAGAGGTCCTCCCTCCCTGGCTCGCCGCCTGGCTCCCGAACGCCGTCTTCGGGACGGCCGGTCTCGTCGCCCTCATGCGAAGCCGATAG
- a CDS encoding sterol desaturase family protein, which produces MLWLLAAIAVGFIAVERLWPAARLPRVRAWYPRVILVNSIQVGIVIVAGYTWDSWFARVSLFRIREYMGDIPSALVTYLFSTFVYYWWHRIRHESRLFWLLCHQLHHSPQRIEVLTAFYKHPVEIALNSILSAVIAFLIFGCSILAGAYYTFLTAIAEYFYHWNINTPRWLGYIVQRPDSHRVHHQYRHHTQNYADLPIWDMLFGTFKNPARFEATCGFDAWREDRFEDILAFRDLHAPGAGEKAPLHYLPTCIGCSKRWACSDSREQRSGAGRVGERRPEGSGEKLVL; this is translated from the coding sequence GTGTTGTGGCTCCTCGCTGCGATTGCAGTCGGATTTATCGCGGTCGAGCGCCTGTGGCCGGCTGCGCGTCTCCCCCGTGTCCGCGCGTGGTATCCCCGCGTCATCCTGGTGAATTCCATTCAGGTCGGGATCGTGATCGTTGCGGGGTACACCTGGGACTCCTGGTTTGCCCGGGTGTCGCTGTTCCGGATCCGCGAGTATATGGGCGATATCCCTTCCGCCCTGGTGACGTATCTTTTTTCGACCTTTGTGTACTATTGGTGGCATCGGATCCGGCACGAGTCACGGCTCTTCTGGCTCCTCTGTCATCAGCTCCATCATTCGCCGCAGCGGATAGAGGTTCTCACGGCGTTTTACAAGCATCCGGTCGAAATCGCCCTGAATTCTATTCTCAGCGCCGTCATCGCGTTTCTGATTTTCGGGTGTAGCATTCTGGCGGGCGCGTACTATACGTTCCTCACCGCGATCGCCGAGTACTTTTACCATTGGAACATCAACACGCCCCGATGGCTGGGATACATCGTCCAGAGACCCGATTCGCATCGGGTGCATCATCAGTACCGGCACCACACCCAGAATTACGCCGATTTGCCGATCTGGGACATGCTCTTCGGGACGTTCAAAAACCCCGCTCGGTTCGAGGCGACGTGTGGTTTCGACGCGTGGCGCGAGGATCGGTTCGAGGACATCCTGGCCTTTCGAGATCTCCACGCCCCGGGGGCGGGAGAGAAAGCCCCACTGCATTACCTCCCCACGTGCATCGGGTGCAGCAAGCGGTGGGCGTGCTCGGACTCTCGGGAGCAACGGAGCGGGGCGGGGAGAGTGGGCGAGAGGCGACCGGAGGGGTCAGGGGAGAAACTGGTCCTGTGA
- a CDS encoding DCC1-like thiol-disulfide oxidoreductase family protein codes for MDTRAFLQKVKPISPYQFAAFRIGLGAYLLVHLANLIPYGAELFSHQGTLPRPQLNFTYGILPNPLEHWDSPPVVTAFLAAMIFLAAAYTAGFYRRTSALLLWYGWACLFNRNNLISNPSIPYVGLLLLLSVLLPHGEPLSLGRRKEPSKWAFPATIYSVAWFLMAAGYTLSGTIKLSSPSWVDGTALVHLLNNPLARPGVFRDIFLASPEWAIRLQTWAVLALEILFLPLSMTRITRSLAWLSMVLMHLSILLVVDFADLSFGMLMVHLFTFDPAWLPPRRGERARLLVLFDGVCGLCDRTVGFLTEEDRLTLLRFAPLQGATAASILQRHPEIEVDSKTIILVRGYNTPNETLALRSEAVLCALDELGGIWRVVSWLRVVPAIVRDAVYDWVARNRYRWFGKYAECRIPTPGSQDQFLP; via the coding sequence ATGGATACTCGAGCCTTCCTGCAAAAAGTAAAGCCGATCTCCCCTTACCAGTTTGCGGCCTTCCGAATCGGACTCGGAGCATACCTCCTCGTCCACCTCGCCAACCTCATTCCGTACGGCGCGGAGCTGTTCAGCCATCAGGGCACGCTGCCGCGCCCACAACTGAATTTCACATACGGCATTCTTCCGAATCCCCTCGAGCACTGGGACTCCCCGCCTGTCGTCACGGCCTTCCTCGCGGCAATGATTTTCCTCGCCGCAGCCTACACCGCGGGATTCTACCGCCGCACTTCCGCCCTCCTCCTCTGGTACGGCTGGGCCTGCCTCTTCAACCGGAACAACCTGATCAGCAACCCGTCCATCCCCTACGTTGGCCTCCTGCTCCTGCTGAGCGTCCTGCTGCCTCATGGTGAGCCCTTGAGCCTGGGGCGCCGCAAGGAACCTTCCAAGTGGGCCTTTCCGGCGACGATCTACAGCGTCGCCTGGTTCCTCATGGCGGCCGGGTACACCTTGAGCGGCACGATCAAGCTCTCCAGCCCGAGCTGGGTTGACGGAACAGCCCTGGTTCACCTCCTCAACAACCCCCTGGCGCGGCCGGGAGTCTTTCGGGACATCTTCCTCGCGTCCCCGGAGTGGGCGATCAGGCTGCAAACGTGGGCCGTCCTGGCACTGGAGATTCTGTTTCTCCCTCTGAGCATGACTCGGATCACTAGGTCGCTGGCCTGGCTTTCCATGGTGCTGATGCACCTCTCGATCCTGCTGGTCGTGGACTTCGCCGACCTGAGCTTTGGCATGCTGATGGTCCACCTCTTCACCTTCGATCCAGCCTGGCTGCCGCCCCGACGGGGAGAGCGCGCACGCCTCCTCGTGCTGTTCGACGGTGTCTGCGGCCTGTGCGACCGGACAGTGGGTTTTCTCACAGAGGAGGATCGGTTGACGCTCTTGCGATTCGCGCCGCTCCAGGGTGCCACCGCGGCATCGATACTTCAAAGACATCCTGAAATTGAGGTTGATTCGAAGACCATCATCCTCGTCCGCGGATACAATACTCCGAACGAAACGCTGGCCCTGCGCTCGGAGGCTGTTCTCTGTGCCTTAGATGAGCTGGGCGGGATCTGGCGGGTGGTATCCTGGTTGCGCGTCGTCCCCGCAATCGTTCGGGATGCAGTGTACGATTGGGTCGCCAGGAATCGCTACCGCTGGTTCGGGAAGTACGCTGAGTGTCGGATCCCTACGCCGGGGTCACAGGACCAGTTTCTCCCCTGA